Proteins co-encoded in one Alphaproteobacteria bacterium PA2 genomic window:
- a CDS encoding hydroxymethylbilane synthase yields MPTQPQVRIGARGSKLSLAQAGHMQRAIAAALGAGPEDVERVAPLIVITTTGDRVQDRRLLEIGGKGLFTKEIEEALLSGEIDCAIHSLKDMPAECPPGLVIAAIPEREDPRDAFLSHIADRLEDLPEGARLGTASLRRQAQSLYRRPDLDVQMLRGNVDTRLAKLAAGDADGILLALSGLKRLGLGHLPKSLIDPVEVPPAPGQGALAIQTRVEDQDADWVLALRHEPTVVAIAAERGALSALEGSCKTPIGAHARIMGARIDLIVEALSPDGKHRFRRQGEATLGADPESAARALGLELGAALLADGGDLIVLPD; encoded by the coding sequence GTGCCCACGCAACCGCAAGTCCGGATCGGGGCCCGAGGCTCCAAACTTTCCCTGGCCCAGGCCGGGCACATGCAGAGGGCCATCGCCGCCGCCCTGGGCGCCGGTCCCGAGGATGTAGAGCGCGTCGCGCCCCTGATCGTCATCACCACCACGGGCGACCGCGTCCAGGATCGTCGCCTGCTGGAAATCGGCGGCAAGGGCCTGTTCACCAAGGAAATCGAAGAGGCCCTGCTGTCGGGCGAGATCGACTGCGCCATCCATTCCCTGAAGGACATGCCGGCCGAGTGCCCGCCGGGTCTGGTCATTGCCGCCATTCCCGAGCGGGAAGATCCCCGGGACGCCTTCCTGAGCCATATCGCTGACCGTCTGGAAGACCTGCCCGAGGGCGCCCGTCTGGGGACGGCCTCCCTGCGCAGGCAGGCCCAGAGCCTATATCGCCGCCCGGACCTGGACGTGCAGATGCTGCGGGGCAATGTGGACACCCGGCTGGCCAAGCTGGCGGCCGGTGATGCTGACGGCATCCTCCTGGCCCTTTCAGGCCTCAAGCGCCTGGGTCTTGGCCACCTGCCCAAAAGCCTGATCGACCCTGTAGAGGTTCCCCCGGCGCCGGGTCAGGGCGCCCTGGCCATCCAGACCCGGGTAGAGGATCAGGACGCCGACTGGGTCCTGGCCCTGCGCCATGAACCGACCGTGGTCGCCATTGCGGCGGAAAGGGGCGCGCTGAGCGCCCTGGAAGGGTCCTGCAAGACCCCCATCGGCGCCCACGCCCGGATCATGGGCGCAAGGATAGACCTGATCGTCGAGGCCCTGTCCCCAGACGGGAAGCACCGCTTCCGTCGCCAGGGCGAGGCAACGCTTGGGGCAGACCCGGAATCAGCCGCCCGGGCCCTGGGCCTCGAGCTTGGCGCGGCGCTGCTGGCGGACGGCGGGGACCTGATCGTCCTGCCGGACTGA
- a CDS encoding uroporphyrinogen III synthase, with the protein MADRRKRIWITRTQPAAAGTAVQVRERGHDPWVTPLLEVRPLVAEPLDLTGVGALAFTSNNGVRAFCALSAERQIRVFAVGAATAKAAWAAGFRRVLSSDRDVSVLAQGIMDRSREITGTVLHPGALEPAGDLVAALESHGIAARGVAVYDTCPTEISEDQLAEMAEMDVALIHSAKAAQVLADLLRQHALPGLAVAGLSRAAIKPLARSALGWKAAATKPLESALLDLIDQAP; encoded by the coding sequence ATGGCCGACCGGCGCAAGCGGATCTGGATCACGCGGACTCAGCCCGCCGCGGCGGGCACGGCCGTCCAGGTCCGGGAGCGGGGCCATGATCCCTGGGTCACGCCCCTCCTGGAGGTCCGCCCCCTGGTTGCGGAACCCCTCGACCTGACCGGGGTCGGCGCCCTGGCCTTTACAAGCAATAACGGGGTGCGGGCCTTCTGCGCCCTCAGCGCCGAGCGGCAGATCCGGGTCTTCGCCGTGGGCGCCGCCACGGCCAAGGCCGCGTGGGCGGCGGGCTTTCGTCGGGTCCTGTCTTCGGATCGGGATGTCTCGGTCCTGGCCCAGGGCATAATGGACCGCAGCCGGGAAATCACCGGTACAGTCCTGCATCCCGGCGCCCTGGAGCCCGCGGGGGATCTTGTGGCGGCCCTGGAATCCCACGGTATCGCCGCCCGGGGCGTGGCGGTCTACGACACCTGCCCCACAGAGATTTCGGAGGACCAGCTCGCCGAGATGGCGGAAATGGACGTCGCCCTGATCCACTCGGCCAAGGCCGCCCAGGTGCTGGCCGACCTGCTGCGCCAGCATGCCTTACCGGGGCTCGCCGTGGCGGGACTTTCAAGAGCCGCCATAAAGCCTCTGGCGCGGAGCGCTCTGGGCTGGAAAGCTGCGGCGACAAAGCCTCTCGAATCGGCCCTTCTGGATTTGATAGACCAAGCTCCATGA
- a CDS encoding heme biosynthesis protein HemY, which yields MIRAVLVFLGVTALVVAVLASAGEAGQASVVWLGWRADLSASSLILILLFIALIAMLVWRLLLWVIEAPARAARRRQETRRKQAIEVLTRGFLATAAGDGPEARRLAAKAAELASDTPGLVRVLAAQAAEVSGDINAAHSAYGAMLGFPEMRLAGHRGLMNLALARGDRAEAVRNAEQAYALGRTSMWAWRALLEARLEEGNWQAGRDLVKGALDRKLISPLVAERGRAALLAASAAQMEASSDSKVRAQATDFAMESAKLQPGFAPGVVMAARLLAAGGKGPRAAQMIEAAWKSAPHPALWLAFRDLQTSETPKARAARLTALAALNASARESRILSVEASLIGGDVAAARSAAKALEAESLTARLAGLFARAAFAAGAPDEARMWLARGAGAPSESDWADLDPEGRAFAYLPSDWARLVVSFAETGQLVHPRHERRERGMSELPDLPISYADPAAIEAQAHDPSPYLVGEGLYEDTDPEPPPPRGPQNPGGLPARRRLASGRRESK from the coding sequence ATGATCCGCGCTGTTCTGGTTTTTCTGGGGGTTACGGCCCTGGTGGTCGCCGTGCTGGCTTCGGCGGGCGAGGCGGGGCAGGCCTCTGTCGTCTGGCTCGGCTGGAGGGCTGACCTCAGCGCCAGCAGCCTGATCCTTATCCTGCTTTTCATCGCCCTGATCGCCATGCTGGTCTGGCGTCTGCTCCTCTGGGTGATCGAGGCGCCCGCCCGCGCCGCCCGCCGCCGACAGGAGACCCGACGCAAGCAGGCGATCGAGGTCCTGACCCGCGGCTTCCTGGCCACAGCGGCCGGAGATGGACCCGAGGCCCGCAGGCTGGCGGCCAAGGCGGCGGAACTGGCCAGCGACACCCCGGGTCTGGTCAGGGTTCTGGCCGCCCAGGCCGCAGAGGTCTCCGGCGACATCAACGCCGCCCACAGCGCCTATGGGGCCATGCTGGGCTTTCCGGAAATGCGGCTGGCGGGTCACAGGGGCCTGATGAATCTGGCCCTGGCCCGTGGCGATCGGGCCGAAGCGGTCCGTAACGCCGAGCAGGCCTACGCCCTGGGACGCACGTCCATGTGGGCCTGGCGCGCCCTGCTGGAAGCGCGGCTGGAGGAGGGAAACTGGCAGGCCGGTCGGGATCTGGTGAAGGGCGCCCTGGATCGCAAGCTGATCTCGCCCCTGGTGGCCGAGCGGGGCCGCGCCGCCCTGCTGGCGGCCTCAGCGGCCCAGATGGAAGCCTCTTCCGACAGCAAGGTCCGGGCCCAGGCGACGGACTTCGCCATGGAATCGGCCAAGCTTCAGCCAGGCTTCGCCCCGGGGGTCGTCATGGCCGCCCGGCTGCTGGCGGCGGGCGGCAAAGGCCCCCGCGCCGCACAGATGATCGAAGCGGCCTGGAAGTCGGCGCCCCATCCGGCCCTCTGGCTGGCCTTCCGCGACCTGCAGACCAGTGAGACCCCCAAGGCCCGCGCGGCGCGGCTGACGGCCCTGGCCGCCCTGAACGCCAGCGCCCGGGAAAGCCGGATCCTGTCCGTCGAGGCGTCCCTGATCGGCGGAGACGTCGCCGCCGCCCGCTCTGCCGCCAAGGCCCTGGAGGCTGAGTCCCTGACCGCGCGCCTGGCCGGCCTGTTCGCCCGCGCCGCCTTTGCCGCCGGCGCCCCGGATGAAGCGCGGATGTGGCTGGCCCGGGGGGCGGGCGCCCCCAGCGAATCAGACTGGGCCGATCTTGACCCCGAGGGCCGCGCCTTCGCCTATCTGCCGTCGGACTGGGCCCGGCTGGTGGTCAGCTTCGCCGAGACCGGCCAGCTGGTCCATCCCCGTCACGAGCGCCGCGAGCGGGGCATGTCAGAGCTTCCGGACCTGCCGATTTCCTATGCTGACCCGGCGGCCATAGAGGCCCAGGCCCATGACCCGTCGCCCTATCTGGTGGGCGAAGGTCTCTATGAAGACACTGATCCCGAGCCTCCGCCGCCGAGGGGTCCGCAAAATCCTGGAGGCCTTCCTGCGCGACGCCGCTTGGCGAGCGGGCGAAGAGAGTCTAAATAG
- a CDS encoding NAD-dependent deacetylase codes for MTTRQDLARLIAAARRMVVFTGAGISTESGIPDFRSPGGVWSQIKPIPFQDFVTDPERRVEAWRRTFSGRAGWVGRAPNDGHRAVRTLWDQGKLTCVITQNVDNLHQASGLPDEAVIELHGNAGYATCLSCGLRHEIEDLRPGFEATETPPSCRACGGVVKVATISFGQSMPAEPMRRAEAAARDCDLFLVLGSSLVVYPAATIPLLARRHGARLVILNREPTDLDHTADLVLNDEIGPCLREIVL; via the coding sequence ATGACCACGCGACAGGACCTAGCCCGACTCATCGCCGCCGCCCGGCGCATGGTGGTCTTTACGGGAGCCGGGATCTCGACGGAGTCGGGCATACCTGATTTCCGGTCTCCCGGCGGAGTCTGGAGCCAGATCAAGCCCATCCCCTTCCAGGACTTTGTCACCGATCCGGAGCGCCGGGTTGAGGCCTGGCGCCGCACATTTTCCGGCCGGGCCGGCTGGGTCGGCCGGGCGCCCAATGACGGACATCGCGCCGTCAGGACCCTCTGGGACCAGGGCAAGCTGACCTGTGTCATCACCCAGAATGTCGACAATCTGCACCAGGCTTCGGGCCTGCCCGATGAAGCGGTGATCGAACTGCACGGCAATGCCGGATACGCCACATGCCTGTCCTGTGGCCTCCGCCATGAGATCGAGGACCTGAGACCGGGTTTTGAAGCCACGGAGACGCCGCCCTCCTGCCGGGCCTGTGGCGGCGTGGTGAAGGTCGCGACCATCTCCTTTGGCCAGTCCATGCCGGCCGAGCCCATGCGACGGGCCGAAGCCGCCGCCAGGGATTGCGACCTCTTCCTGGTGCTGGGATCCTCCCTGGTGGTCTATCCGGCGGCAACCATTCCCCTGCTGGCCAGACGTCACGGGGCCCGGCTGGTCATTCTCAACCGCGAGCCTACGGACCTGGATCACACTGCAGACCTGGTCCTGAACGATGAAATCGGCCCCTGCCTGCGTGAAATTGTCCTCTGA
- a CDS encoding chemotaxis protein CheW: MSRIPPAGAEMISVRIGDQSYAIDIMAVREIRGWTASTPLVHAPPHVLGMMNLRGAILPVIDLGARLGLGLATPGPSSVVVVAQVGDVQMGLVVDAVSDILTVTEGLIQAPPDVGSEQSNAFVAGVMTTEAGIVSLLCLDQVHTTDIPLAA, translated from the coding sequence ATGTCACGGATTCCCCCGGCCGGCGCAGAGATGATCTCGGTCAGGATCGGCGATCAGTCCTATGCCATCGACATCATGGCGGTGCGGGAAATCCGGGGCTGGACGGCCTCTACGCCCCTGGTTCACGCTCCACCCCATGTGCTGGGCATGATGAACCTCCGCGGCGCGATCCTGCCGGTGATCGACCTCGGCGCCCGCCTTGGCCTGGGTCTGGCGACGCCCGGCCCTTCGTCCGTTGTGGTGGTGGCCCAGGTCGGCGATGTCCAGATGGGTCTGGTGGTCGACGCCGTGTCCGATATCCTGACCGTCACTGAAGGCCTGATCCAGGCGCCGCCGGATGTGGGCTCGGAGCAGTCCAACGCCTTTGTGGCCGGGGTCATGACCACCGAAGCCGGTATTGTCAGCCTGCTGTGCCTCGACCAGGTGCACACAACCGACATTCCCCTGGCCGCCTGA
- a CDS encoding ammonia channel protein has protein sequence MTAGSWRLATAAAVISAMAGPAAAQTVAVNSGDTAWLLSATALVLFMTLPGLALFYAGLVRSKNVLSVMMHCVAIACLASVLWLLAGYSLAFSGTGPVVGDLMKAGLANMPRGAVTGSVPESVFFAFQMAFAIITPALIVGAFVERIRFSSVMLFSGLWLLIVYAPVCHWVWGGGWLQAMHVMDYAGGLVVHATAGVSALLLAWRLGPRNGYPRDLSPPHNPGMTMMGAGMLWVGWYGFNAGSALAANADAGAALVATHMSAAAAGLVWALIEWRRFGRASMVGMVTGVVAGLATVTPASGFVSPLGGVALGVAGSLVCYQAVEFVKQTLKIDDSLDVFAVHGVGGILGTLVVAILASPQFGGVGYASGVTMGGQALTQVIGVGAVCAWSAVATLILVPVVRRLTGLRASDEMIDDGLDLSSHGERAYNP, from the coding sequence ATGACGGCGGGATCTTGGCGCTTGGCGACGGCTGCAGCCGTCATTTCGGCAATGGCGGGGCCCGCGGCGGCGCAGACGGTCGCTGTCAATTCCGGCGACACGGCCTGGCTCCTCAGCGCCACCGCCCTTGTCCTGTTCATGACCCTGCCTGGCCTCGCCCTCTTCTATGCGGGCCTGGTCCGCTCCAAGAACGTCCTGTCTGTGATGATGCACTGCGTGGCCATTGCCTGCCTGGCCTCGGTGCTCTGGCTGCTGGCCGGATACAGTCTGGCCTTTTCGGGAACCGGACCGGTGGTCGGCGACCTGATGAAGGCCGGCCTTGCGAACATGCCCCGGGGCGCCGTCACCGGGTCCGTGCCCGAAAGCGTCTTCTTCGCCTTCCAGATGGCCTTCGCCATCATCACCCCGGCCCTGATTGTCGGGGCCTTTGTCGAGCGCATCCGGTTTTCATCGGTCATGCTGTTCTCCGGTCTCTGGCTGCTGATCGTCTATGCGCCGGTCTGCCACTGGGTCTGGGGCGGCGGCTGGCTGCAGGCCATGCATGTCATGGACTATGCCGGCGGGCTGGTGGTGCATGCGACGGCGGGGGTCTCGGCCCTGCTGCTGGCCTGGCGGCTTGGCCCGCGCAACGGCTATCCCCGCGACCTGTCCCCGCCGCACAATCCCGGCATGACCATGATGGGCGCGGGCATGCTGTGGGTGGGCTGGTACGGTTTCAACGCCGGCAGCGCCCTGGCCGCCAATGCCGACGCCGGGGCAGCCCTGGTGGCCACCCACATGTCGGCCGCCGCGGCCGGACTGGTCTGGGCCCTGATCGAATGGCGCCGGTTCGGCCGGGCCAGCATGGTGGGCATGGTCACCGGCGTGGTCGCCGGTCTGGCCACCGTCACGCCGGCCTCCGGCTTTGTCAGTCCCCTGGGAGGCGTCGCCCTGGGGGTCGCCGGCAGTCTGGTCTGCTATCAGGCCGTCGAATTCGTCAAACAGACCCTGAAGATCGATGACAGTCTCGACGTCTTCGCCGTGCACGGCGTGGGCGGCATTCTCGGAACCCTGGTGGTCGCCATCCTGGCCAGCCCGCAGTTTGGCGGTGTCGGCTATGCGTCGGGGGTCACCATGGGCGGTCAGGCCCTGACCCAGGTCATCGGCGTAGGGGCGGTGTGCGCCTGGTCGGCTGTGGCGACCCTGATCCTGGTTCCGGTGGTGCGTCGTCTGACCGGTCTGCGCGCCTCGGACGAGATGATCGATGACGGCCTTGACCTCTCCTCCCACGGAGAGCGGGCCTATAATCCCTAG